A genomic window from Diospyros lotus cultivar Yz01 chromosome 2, ASM1463336v1, whole genome shotgun sequence includes:
- the LOC127794940 gene encoding MA3 DOMAIN-CONTAINING TRANSLATION REGULATORY FACTOR 1-like, with product MASSEGFLTEEQREMLKVATQNTEVLSSSPRSPTSLLSEHQIKAPAGARAATAGIAVRHVRRSHSGKLVRVKKDGAGGKGTWGKLLDTDGVSHIDRNDPNYDSGEEPYQLVGSSVCDPLDEYKKAVVSIVEEYFSTGDVEVAASDLRELGSSEFLPYFVKRIVSMAMDRHDKEKEMASVLLSALYADVITSAQISHGFFMLLEAADDLAVDILDAVDVLALFIARGVVDDILPPAFLTRAKKALSESTKGFQVIQTAEKSYLSAPHHAELVERRWGGSTHITVEEVKKKITDLLREYSESGDTAEACRCIRELGVSFFHHEVVKRALILAMEIQTAESLILKLLKEASEEGLISSSQMVKGFARLAESLDDLALDIPAAKSLFQALVPRAISEGWLDESFFKSSGEDGELEDKDDEKVRRYKEEVVTIIHEYFLSDDIPELIRSLVDLGAPELNPIFLKKLITLAMDRKNREKEMASVLLSALHIEIFSTEDIVNGFVLLLESAEDTALDILDASNELAFFLARAVIDDVLAPLNLEEIASKLPPNCRGSETVHMARSLILARHAGERILRCWGGGTGWAVEDAKDKILKLLEEYESGCVVSEACQCIRDLGMPFFSHEVVKKALVMAMEKKNDRMLDLLQECFGEGLITINQMTKGFARIKDGLDDLALDIPNAEEKYNFYVEHAKKNGWLLPAYDSAATDVLEIPAAAS from the exons ATGGCGTCGAGCGAGGGGTTTTTGACGGAGGAGCAGCGAGAAATGCTGAAAGTAGCCACACAGAATACGGAGGTTCTGTCGTCCTCACCGAGATCCCCTACGTCTCTACTCTCCGAGCATCAGATAAAAGCTCCGGCCGGCGCGAGAGCGGCGACGGCTGGGATTGCTGTCAGGCATGTGCGACGCTCTCACTCGGGGAAGTTAGTGCGAGTGAAGAAGG ATGGTGCTGGGGGGAAGGGCACCTGGGGCAAGTTACTGGACACTGATGGTGTATCTCATATTGATCGAAATGATCCGAACTATGATAGTGGCGAG GAGCCATATCAGCTTGTTGGGTCATCTGTCTGTGACCCCCTGGATGAATACAAGAAAGCTGTGGTTTCCATTGTAGAGGAATATTTCAGCACTGGTGATGTGGAAGTGGCAGCATCTGATCTCAGAGAACTTGGCTCTAGTGAGTTTCTTCCTTATTTTGTAAAAAGGATTGTTTCCATGGCCATGGACAGACATGACAAAGAGAAGGAAATGGCTTCGGTTCTCCTCTCTGCTCTCTATGCTGATGTTATCACTTCAGCACAGATCAGTCATGGGTTTTTCATGCTCCTAGAAGCTGCTGACGACCTTGCTGTGGATATACTCGATGCAGTTGATGTGCTTGCTCTGTTTATAGCTCGTGGTGTGGTTGATGACATCCTACCTCCTGCTTTCCTCACCAGGGCAAAGAAAGCACTCTCTGAATCCACCAAGGGATTTCAAGTCATCCAAACTGCTGAGAAGAGCTATCTTTCAGCTCCACACCATGCTGAACTTGTTGAGCGACGATGGGGTGGTAGCACCCACATAACTGTTGAGGAAGTGAAAAAAAAGATAACAGATCTTTTGAGGGAATATTCAGAGAGTGGAGATACTGCTGAGGCCTGCAGATGCATACGGGAGTTAGGTGTTTCATTCTTTCATCATGAGGTTGTCAAGAGGGCCCTGATTCTTGCCATGGAGATCCAAACAGCAGAATCGCTCATACTGAAGTTGTTGAAGGAAGCATCTGAAGAAGGACTAATAAGTTCCAGCCAAATGGTAAAAGGGTTCGCTCGTTTAGCTGAGAGCCTTGATGACCTTGCTCTTGACATTCCGGCTGCAAAATCCTTGTTTCAAGCTTTGGTTCCTCGGGCAATCTCTGAAGGTTGGCTTGATGAGTCATTTTTTAAATCCTCAGGTGAAGATGGAGAGCTAGAAGACAAGGATGATGAAAAGGTGAGAAGATACAAGGAAGAAGTGGTGACAATAATTCACGAGTATTTCCTCTCAGATGACATTCCTGAGCTGATCCGCAGTCTTGTAGATCTTGGGGCACCTGAGCTGAACCCAATTTTCTTGAAGAAGCTCATCACCCTTGCAATGGACAGGAAGAaccgagagaaagagatggcTTCTGTTCTGCTCTCTGCCCTTCATATTGAGATATTCTCAACTGAAGATATAGTTAATGGTTTTGTATTGCTTCTTGAATCTGCAGAAGATACGGCACTTGACATTCTGGACGCTTCAAATGAACTTGCTTTCTTCTTGGCCAGGGCTGTGATTGATGATGTCTTGGCACCACTAAATTTAGAAGAGATAGCTAGCAAGTTGCCACCAAATTGCAGAGGCAGTGAGACTGTGCATATGGCCCGGTCTCTCATACTTGCGCGGCATGCCGGTGAGAGGATCCTGAGGTGCTGGGGTGGTGGGACTGGGTGGGCAGTAGAGGATGCCAAGGACAAGATACTAAAGCTCCTAGAGGAATATGAGAGTGGGTGCGTCGTGAGTGAAGCTTGCCAGTGTATTCGTGATCTCGGAATGCCTTTCTTCAGCCACGAAGTTGTGAAGAAGGCCCTGGTCATGGccatggagaagaagaatgacAGGATGCTGGACCTGCTGCAGGAATGCTTCGGCGAAGGGCTAATCACTATTAATCAAATGACAAAAGGCTTCGCGAGAATCAAGGACGGGCTTGACGATCTGGCCCTTGACATTCCCAATGCCGAGGAGAAGTATAACTTCTATGTAGAACACGCAAAGAAGAATGGGTGGCTTCTACCCGCATATGATTCTGCTGCAACAGATGTTTTGGAGATTCCAGCTGCAGCTTCTTGA